Below is a window of Thiohalomonas denitrificans DNA.
TCGCCGTTTTCTCTCCCGTTTCATCGGCCATTCACATTTAGAGGATGACCCTCCTCTTGATATTCTATTTCGACCGACTTCTCGAGAGAGTACATCCAGATCCCGAGCCACATAAAACTCTTCTGGAAATGGATGCGGGATTCATGGGACGGAGGCCTCGAAACCGTATTTGAACTGCTTCAGGAGATCGAATACAGGAACCGTTTCGGCAAAGTAAGCAGAGACGTCTCGGCACAGGGGGGCATCAGTGTCCTCACGAGACAACGCCTCAAGAATAGTCAATATGCAGGTTCGGGTAGCGGGTGATGCCAACTCCCCTACTTGAGTACCGGTTACGAAGCAGGCTGCCAGATCAACGTCATACTCCAACGACTTCACCGCATCGAAGTGGTTCTCAAACAGCTTGGGCGTTGTGATCAGGGCCGCTGCGTGCCGCAAAAAATAGGCGATATCGGCGGCATCCCGCCCCGGCCTGGCGGAACGCCTTTCGCTCCACGCCAGCAGCTTCAGCAGGAGCAGTCCTCTCGGGCTCGCAACCGGAACATCGGTTTTCCCGTTAACCCGCACCTGGACGGCGTCGGCAAAGGCTTCATGAACACCGACGACGGACATGGTGATATCGCCCTCAGGGGGCAATGCGATCAGGCCTGCGTCGGATTCCACTCCGCCGAAGGGTACGAGATCCAGATAGAAGTCTCCGCGGTAGCGGATACGCTAAGTCTGCTTTGGGTCTCGGCAAAATTCAGAATCCCGGCAAATGCCGCCAACCAAGTCGCCGTACTGCCCCCAGTCTTGCACCATGACAACGAAGTCCACATCTTCAGTAGCGCGACCCTCCGGTAGCCCGTAAACGGACTCCAGCAGAAGGACGCGCCCGGAAGCACCCGTGACCATCCAAGGGATACCAGCCGGTTCGGCAGCATTCGATACGGCCGCCAGGAGCGCGAAAATCATCTCGTCGACGGTAGCGGTATGCTCAGCCAAGATACCGCTCCCTGATCATCGCTGCCGTCTCCAGATTCCGTTCCTCGGCAGTAGAGAGGAGGTCCGCATATACCAATAGCGGGGGCGTCAAGTGGTGACCGGGTACTGGTTGAGTAACCTCAAACCGCCAAAACGGCTCGAGAACCTCGAAGTTTCCGTGCTCGTCCTTAACCGGGCGGATGCGCCGCGCCAAATCCGCAAAACCTGCGCCACCGTAAAGAGTCACCACTTGCGGCCGCAGATAACGCGTCAGCACTGCGGCCGCCGGCTCACCGCCCAACCAAAGGTCAAGCCGGGCCAGGTCTTCGTCCTTCCACCAGTCGAGC
It encodes the following:
- a CDS encoding nucleotidyl transferase AbiEii/AbiGii toxin family protein — its product is MESDAGLIALPPEGDITMSVVGVHEAFADAVQVRVNGKTDVPVASPRGLLLLKLLAWSERRSARPGRDAADIAYFLRHAAALITTPKLFENHFDAVKSLEYDVDLAACFVTGTQVGELASPATRTCILTILEALSREDTDAPLCRDVSAYFAETVPVFDLLKQFKYGFEASVP